One segment of Pirellulales bacterium DNA contains the following:
- the tsaE gene encoding tRNA (adenosine(37)-N6)-threonylcarbamoyltransferase complex ATPase subunit type 1 TsaE: MKIKQIVHRDFVFDASDEAATVTLGKALAECLPPRAVVALIGTLGAGKTRLVQAIGEAAGMDTRKVISPTFVLIHEYRAGRTPIFHFDTYRLRDEDEFLQLGPEEYFDRDGWTFVEWADRVENCLPPERLEIRVEATSTSSRRFQIIAIGEPYSRVVRDLERRLGS; this comes from the coding sequence TTGAAGATCAAACAAATCGTGCACCGCGATTTCGTATTTGATGCGTCCGATGAAGCCGCCACCGTCACGCTCGGCAAGGCGCTAGCTGAATGCCTGCCGCCGCGCGCGGTTGTGGCGCTTATCGGCACGCTCGGCGCCGGCAAGACGCGGCTCGTCCAGGCGATTGGTGAGGCCGCCGGCATGGACACCCGCAAAGTGATTAGCCCCACTTTCGTCCTCATCCACGAGTATCGAGCCGGCCGGACGCCGATCTTCCACTTCGACACCTACCGTCTCCGCGATGAAGATGAATTCCTGCAACTTGGCCCGGAAGAATACTTCGACCGCGACGGCTGGACCTTCGTCGAATGGGCCGACCGGGTCGAAAACTGCTTGCCGCCCGAGCGACTGGAAATCCGAGTCGAAGCAACAAGCACGTCGTCGCGACGATTTCAGATTATTGCGATCGGCGAGCCGTACTCGCGGGTCGTTCGGGATTTGGAACGCCGACTCGGCAGTTGA